Proteins from a single region of Limosilactobacillus fermentum:
- the rpsK gene encoding 30S ribosomal protein S11: MATKKGTRKRRVKKNIETGVAHIHSTFNNTLIMITDVQGNAVAWSSAGVLGFKGSRKSTPFAAQMASEAAAKQAMEHGMKTVEVEVKGPGSGRESAIRALQTTGLEVTAIRDVTPVPHNGSRPPKRRRV, from the coding sequence ATGGCAACCAAAAAGGGTACGCGTAAGCGTCGGGTAAAGAAGAACATTGAAACTGGTGTTGCCCACATCCACTCAACGTTCAACAACACTCTGATTATGATTACCGATGTTCAAGGGAACGCAGTTGCTTGGTCCTCTGCCGGGGTCCTTGGCTTCAAGGGTAGTCGTAAGTCAACTCCATTTGCTGCACAAATGGCTTCTGAAGCCGCTGCTAAGCAAGCAATGGAACACGGTATGAAGACCGTCGAAGTTGAAGTTAAGGGGCCAGGTTCCGGTCGTGAATCTGCCATCCGGGCACTTCAAACAACTGGTCTTGAAGTTACTGCCATTCGGGACGTAACTCCAGTACCACACAACGGTTCTCGTCCTCCAAAGCGTCGTCGTGTTTAA
- the rpsM gene encoding 30S ribosomal protein S13, translating to MARIAGVDLPRDKRIVIGLTYIFGIGNTTAQKILANAGVSEDIRVRDLTPDQEEKIRAEVDQIKVEGDLRREVSLNIKRLQEIGSYRGMRHRHGLPVRGQHTKNNARTRKGKAVAIAGKKK from the coding sequence ATGGCTCGTATCGCAGGTGTCGATTTACCTCGTGACAAGCGAATCGTAATCGGCTTAACTTACATTTTTGGGATTGGGAACACGACTGCACAAAAGATCCTGGCTAACGCTGGGGTTTCCGAAGACATTCGGGTTCGCGACTTAACGCCGGATCAAGAAGAAAAGATCCGTGCAGAAGTTGACCAAATCAAGGTTGAAGGTGACCTTCGCCGTGAAGTATCCCTCAACATCAAGCGTCTTCAAGAAATCGGCTCTTACCGTGGCATGCGTCACCGTCATGGGTTACCAGTTCGTGGTCAACACACGAAGAACAACGCCCGGACTCGTAAGGGGAAGGCCGTTGCCATTGCCGGCAAGAAGAAGTAA
- the rpmJ gene encoding 50S ribosomal protein L36, whose product MKVRPSVKRMCDSCKIVKRRGRVMVICINPKHKQRQGK is encoded by the coding sequence ATGAAAGTACGACCATCAGTAAAACGGATGTGCGATAGCTGCAAGATTGTTAAGCGTCGCGGCCGGGTTATGGTTATCTGCATTAACCCAAAGCACAAGCAACGCCAAGGCAAGTAA